CCTCCGATGAACTCTTTCACGTTCGGGGTCCGTTGGTTTCGGTCTCGCGCGAGAGCGCGAATGAGCGCGGGACGCCACGGTTCCGTCAGCCGCGGGAGAAACTTTTCGCGAACCTCCTGTTCGGGTGCGATGATCAGATCGCGAAGAAAGCTTTGAAGGCTGGTTGTTCGAAATGGCGCTGCTCCGGTCAGCATCGCGTAGGTCACGGCGGCCAGGGAGAAGACGTCGGTGCGCTCGTCGACGAGCGTGGGTTCCGCGAGCAGACCCATCTGCTCAGGGGACGCGTAGCCGATTTTGCCGATAAAGGTCCCGATATCCGTAGTCGGAGCTCCGGGAACACCGCTGCCCTTGGCAAGCCCGAAATCGAGGAGCTTGGCGATTCGCCTCCCGCGAACGTCGGTGCTCAACATGATGTTGTCGGGCGAAATGTCCCGGTGATGGATTCCTTTTCGGTGGGCCAGGGTCAGTCCGTCCGCGACTTGCGAGACGATCTCGACCACTTCGGCAGGATCGAAGATTACACCCCGGGAGAGCAGTGCCCCGATCGTCTGCCCCTCTACGTATTCCCAGACGATATAGGAGCGTCCTTCGGAGACGGGTGAATAGTCGTAGAGCGCAACGATGTTCGGATGACGCACTTCTTCCGCGACCAGCGCTTCGATACGGAAACGCTCCACGAACCCCGGATCCCGGGCGAGCTCGCGTCGGAGAATCTTGATCGCCCGCGGTGAGTCCAGTGAGATGTGCCGCGCACGATAGACCGAGCCCATGCCACCGCGTCCGATGAAACCCTCGATGAGATACTTCTCACCGAGGACAGCGCCAACCTCGAGCTCGTCGCCGGTACCCATAAGGTTCCAGGACCCCGCGGGAGAATAGTTGTGCCTCGGCGATCTGTCAAAGGCATTGACTCCCGTGCGCGTGGGTATGGTATTAGGTTGGCGAGGGGCGAAGCACATCGGGGTTTCGGCCACGGTTTGCGCGGTGAGAATCGAACCGTGGTACGGACACGTTCGGCCAAGGCTTCGCCGTCGAGGCCAAGCCCATGCTGACGCGCGCGGTCTTTTCTCTCGTCCTGGTTCCTGGCACTTTGCTCACGGCGATTGCAGGCCAGACCACCTCCCAGGAAGAGGAGGAAAAGGAGGCTTCTTACGAAGAGGTCGTCGTAGTGAGCGTGTCCAAGCTCCAGGAGACACTCGTGAACGCCCCGGCCGCGGTGAGCGTCGTTTCCTCACGAGACATCGAGCGCTCGTCGGCTCAGAACTACGGTGACCTTCTGCGGGTCGTTCCGGGTCTGAATGTCATCCAGATGTCTGCCCGGGACGTGAACTTGAGGAGCCGCGCCGCGGCTTCGACTCTGGTCACGTCGCAGCTCGCTCTTCTCGACGGGCGAACGATCTACCAGGACTTCTTCGGATTCGTCATCTGGGACCTTCTCTCCGTCAACCCGGACGAGATCCGTCGCGTCGAGGTGCTTCGCGGTCCCGCTTCCGCGGTATGGGGCGCGAACGCCATGACCGGAGTGGTCAACGTCATCAGTAAGGCTCCGAGGGAGATGGAAGGCACGAATGTGACCATCGGCTTCGGCGGGTTCGACCGTAAGGTCTCTGAAGACGAGTCGGAAAGCGGGCTTCTCTTTTCGCTGAACGCCACGCACGCGCAGGTCTTGAACGACAGTGTTGCTTTCAAGATCTCCGCGGGAACATTTGCTCAGCAGGCCCTTCCGCGACCGACCGGCACCATAGCCAATGACTTTCAAACACCCTATCCCACGTACTCCAATTTCGGGACCGAGCAACCCAAGGCGGACTTTCGAATCGATTTCGATCTGTCGGGCGACAACCCGGATCCGAATTGGAACCATGATCTCATCTTCGCGGCAGGCATCTCGGCAACGGATGGTGCTACCCACACCGGGATAGGCCCTTTCCAGATCCGCCCCGGAACGACTCTCGCTTACGGGAAGATGCACTACCGCCGCGGGAACTTCAGACTCAACATTTTTGCCAACGCCGTCGACGGCGAGGCTCTTTCTCTACTGGTCGCGGATCTCGACGGCAGTCCCATCGACTTCGTCTTCACGAGTCGGACCTACGATATCGAATTCGGGAACCTGCATCTTCTGGGGAACAAGCATTTGTTCTCCTACGGGGGGAATCTCCGTCACAACGGATTCAATCTTTCGTTCGCGCCTCGGAGGGACCAACGCGATGAGGGAGGTCTGTACCTCCAGGATGAGATCTTCCTTTCCAACCACGTCCGCTGGATGCTCGGCGCTCGAGTCGACAAGTTCGACGTCCTGGATCACGCGGTATTTTCACCGCGGACCAGCCTGCTGATAAAACCGGCGCGGGCCCATACGTTTCGTCTGTCCTTCAACCGTGCGTTTCGAGCCCCGTCGATCGTGAACAACTTTCTCGAGGTGCGCTTCTTGAGTGCCTACGATCTGGGGACGGTCGATTCCAGCTTCTCGGGGCAGTCGTTCGCGTTCCCGGTCGACGCCCTCGGAAATGAACGGCTCCGGGAAGAATCGTTGACCGCCTATGAGATCGGGTATACGGGATTTTTCGGCAACCGAACCATCCTCAGCGGGGCCGTTTACCTGAACGAGATCCGAGATCTCGTTCAGTTCGTTCAGACCGACTATGATTCGGACAACCCACCGCCGGGATGGCCACTCGATCCCGGCGTGCTCGACGATTTGACTGCCGAGGGGCGAGGGCTCCCGGCTAGGCTCGTATACCAAAACCTGGACCGGGTGCGCGATCGAGGGTACGAGCTGGGATTTCAGACTGGCATTGGCCGTTATATCGATTCCTATGTGAACTACTCCTGGCAAGATGAGCCGGAACCTTTCGGCTTCGACCTGACCGAGCTGAATCTTCCCCCGACCCATCGCGCTAATGCGGGAATCGGTTTCAGCTACGGTCGATACTTCGGGGACATCTCGGCGAATTACGTCAGCCGTGCCTTCTGGCAGGATGTTCTCGACGCCCGCTTTCATGGTCCGACCGACCCTTACACGATCGTCAACGCAGGCTTCGGAATACGCTGGGAGGAAGGGAAGGTAACGACGTCGATCAAGGTGACGAATCTCACGAACGCCGAGGTGCAACAGCACGTGTTCGGCGACATCATCAAGAGACTCGTCGTTGGTGAGCTCAGGTTTCGGTTCTAGCTGTGCAACACCATGAAGACCTCATCGGAACACGTTCCCGAGGATGTGAGCGCGGCGTCGACAGACGCGAGCTATCATCCCCTGCGGTCTCGATGGTGCGCTCAGGCCGGAAGTCCGACGACCTGGAAGCCGTACTGGCGAAAGTGGGGATCGAATGCGAAAGCTCTCCGGATCCGGAGGCGTTCCATGACGGCGAAGCTGGTTGCATCGGCGTAAGAGAACGTCTTGTCGGAATACTGCGAGACGATCGAT
The genomic region above belongs to Vicinamibacteria bacterium and contains:
- a CDS encoding TonB-dependent receptor, giving the protein MLTRAVFSLVLVPGTLLTAIAGQTTSQEEEEKEASYEEVVVVSVSKLQETLVNAPAAVSVVSSRDIERSSAQNYGDLLRVVPGLNVIQMSARDVNLRSRAAASTLVTSQLALLDGRTIYQDFFGFVIWDLLSVNPDEIRRVEVLRGPASAVWGANAMTGVVNVISKAPREMEGTNVTIGFGGFDRKVSEDESESGLLFSLNATHAQVLNDSVAFKISAGTFAQQALPRPTGTIANDFQTPYPTYSNFGTEQPKADFRIDFDLSGDNPDPNWNHDLIFAAGISATDGATHTGIGPFQIRPGTTLAYGKMHYRRGNFRLNIFANAVDGEALSLLVADLDGSPIDFVFTSRTYDIEFGNLHLLGNKHLFSYGGNLRHNGFNLSFAPRRDQRDEGGLYLQDEIFLSNHVRWMLGARVDKFDVLDHAVFSPRTSLLIKPARAHTFRLSFNRAFRAPSIVNNFLEVRFLSAYDLGTVDSSFSGQSFAFPVDALGNERLREESLTAYEIGYTGFFGNRTILSGAVYLNEIRDLVQFVQTDYDSDNPPPGWPLDPGVLDDLTAEGRGLPARLVYQNLDRVRDRGYELGFQTGIGRYIDSYVNYSWQDEPEPFGFDLTELNLPPTHRANAGIGFSYGRYFGDISANYVSRAFWQDVLDARFHGPTDPYTIVNAGFGIRWEEGKVTTSIKVTNLTNAEVQQHVFGDIIKRLVVGELRFRF